One Curtobacterium herbarum genomic window carries:
- a CDS encoding amidase domain-containing protein, which translates to MHQLEAAAPNDAVPEALRFQTDDWERHWAAQSLQLRGVVGNSRRGASASLAGWLAGWLAGWLAGGRAGEERVIDLRARRRAPSANEGFSRQPVPASPFGSVHGFTDRSYALLGLIRREVRGGARGLLVRLSRLFTPTRLVIVAATVVAALTGAVLTAPGELAAADTATGAQFVASAGRILDTRNGMGGYKTAMPANTWRTVQVTGKAGVPSSSSVTAVALNLTEVSPSGLGQVSVRPNANTAATLVGTFDGGDLGTTSNQADVAVNSDGTIQVETNASTQLVADVEGYYSTGSSAAGGYVPIAGKRYAGDQAIAANGNYTVQITGVNNIPSNATAVVADFVVKNKGTDQGYIAPGPAGSIVPTTSLNYPGVANVATAISAHVQLSADGKLEVWNRNGTAIAVNIDVEGYFVPGSSTAGSFTPGSGRAYDTRVKPHVSVPKGKTITVPLGDTHGVPSTSDGLSSVVVDLIAIHASTDTAGFARAWADGTAEPNISDVEYAPDSIRSNTNTVPVGLDGAIEIHNLGTASVDFVVDIEGWYAGGASTMCASDTDSILGEAADTTTPTAGASEGDPVLSAVLTNSLAGRVNGQIFVVDSSGKTVDGSPTATETVDNGSAITFHLPAKYIQAGAKYTWWVHAYQDDACAAQATSAKHTFVVGTPSPTAAPSTQTMSITGDSLTTATAPDGQQDCDGAPCNLTTGAISLGMDGQNADHITALHANLGALPTGATITSASLNLTASGCFGESCSSGTLSIAQATQNVGAAASGLDIAATPADSPLTFPESASTTSYDITTIVNDWYDSNGAGNLGAVLSESNTASGATGENYYGPASLETPASITITYVAATIPGATRALTATGGDGGVIAAWDSPTNAGWYDTTGSTDGVRSYTASVLTAAGTVVSTKTVFKPRVVFTGLTNGSAYTVSVVANNPVGSGQATVSSSVTPVAVANGPSLYAFAVQNLVDAESKLASGSEASTSDALSGASAAAVVTPALGVLSTGYLNQYDAESANDQQDTNDVTKLTDVLAIPTATGVTLLATATQTYTTVDTSSGSAESVDGESDDDGAYLFTLDGTIPTLRGYADQEALVQPVTTSAADSAEDAAGWAATENPDLGSISTTGYQGPAGGSIVAGVARTRNLTTAARGTTGPTVDVAGVAAWALRYSKESGKTNWFSPDCTNFVSRALHWGGLANMVNNEMTQHISHDSNRWFIDRAFGRNAFYSMSWGHQPENYNFQLSHGAVSVGRSSVKPGYIAYVAFKGGGKSGIDHAAIVTKVTAGNIYVSQHSKNKTNEPVYGRGQTWAGLDPHMSGPYWVNPYGI; encoded by the coding sequence TTCGCGACAGCCGGTGCCTGCGTCACCCTTTGGGAGCGTTCATGGCTTCACAGACCGCTCTTACGCTTTGCTTGGCCTGATCCGCCGTGAGGTACGTGGCGGAGCGAGGGGACTTCTGGTGCGTCTGAGCCGACTGTTTACGCCGACTCGTCTTGTGATCGTCGCGGCCACCGTTGTGGCGGCGCTGACGGGGGCTGTTCTCACCGCGCCGGGGGAGCTAGCGGCTGCGGACACTGCTACGGGAGCACAGTTTGTCGCATCCGCGGGGCGGATCCTTGACACGCGGAACGGCATGGGCGGCTACAAGACCGCCATGCCGGCGAACACGTGGCGCACGGTGCAAGTGACTGGGAAAGCTGGAGTGCCGTCGTCGTCTTCGGTGACTGCTGTGGCACTGAACCTGACCGAGGTCAGTCCGAGTGGCTTGGGGCAGGTGTCCGTGCGCCCGAACGCCAACACTGCTGCGACCCTTGTGGGCACCTTCGACGGCGGTGACCTGGGGACCACGTCGAACCAGGCGGATGTCGCGGTGAACAGTGACGGCACGATCCAGGTGGAGACCAACGCGTCCACCCAGCTCGTGGCCGATGTCGAGGGGTACTACTCCACTGGCTCGTCGGCGGCCGGTGGTTATGTGCCGATCGCTGGGAAGCGCTACGCCGGCGATCAAGCCATCGCAGCGAATGGCAACTACACCGTGCAGATCACCGGCGTGAACAACATTCCCAGCAACGCCACCGCCGTGGTCGCGGACTTCGTGGTGAAGAACAAGGGGACGGATCAGGGTTACATCGCCCCCGGTCCAGCAGGGTCAATCGTCCCGACGACCTCGCTGAACTATCCGGGTGTAGCGAACGTCGCAACTGCCATCAGCGCACACGTGCAGTTGAGCGCTGACGGCAAGCTCGAGGTGTGGAACCGCAACGGGACCGCCATCGCAGTCAACATCGACGTCGAGGGCTACTTCGTCCCGGGATCGTCGACTGCTGGGTCGTTCACGCCGGGTTCCGGCCGCGCCTACGACACGCGGGTGAAACCGCACGTCTCCGTCCCCAAGGGCAAGACGATCACTGTCCCGTTGGGTGACACCCATGGGGTGCCGAGCACCTCGGATGGGTTGTCGTCAGTCGTCGTCGACCTCATTGCCATCCACGCATCAACCGACACCGCCGGCTTCGCCCGAGCATGGGCTGACGGCACAGCGGAACCAAACATCTCGGACGTCGAGTACGCACCAGACTCGATCCGCTCGAACACCAACACCGTCCCGGTCGGGCTGGACGGCGCAATCGAGATCCACAACCTCGGCACAGCCTCGGTCGACTTCGTCGTCGACATCGAGGGATGGTATGCCGGGGGCGCTTCGACGATGTGCGCGAGCGATACCGACTCGATCCTCGGCGAAGCCGCGGATACTACGACCCCGACAGCCGGCGCCTCAGAAGGCGACCCGGTCCTCTCGGCGGTGCTGACCAACTCGCTCGCCGGACGAGTGAATGGACAAATTTTTGTGGTCGACTCCTCAGGGAAGACCGTCGACGGCTCACCCACGGCCACCGAGACAGTTGACAACGGGTCAGCCATCACCTTCCACCTGCCCGCCAAGTACATCCAGGCCGGAGCGAAATACACGTGGTGGGTCCACGCGTACCAAGACGACGCCTGCGCGGCGCAGGCCACGTCTGCCAAACACACGTTTGTTGTTGGCACCCCTTCTCCGACGGCCGCACCTTCGACGCAGACGATGAGTATCACCGGAGACTCGCTCACCACGGCGACGGCGCCCGACGGACAGCAGGACTGTGATGGAGCACCATGCAACCTCACGACCGGCGCTATCTCGCTGGGTATGGATGGACAGAACGCGGACCACATCACCGCCCTGCACGCCAACCTCGGCGCACTTCCGACAGGCGCAACGATCACGTCGGCGTCGTTGAACCTCACTGCGAGCGGGTGCTTCGGCGAATCCTGCTCGAGCGGAACGCTTTCCATCGCGCAAGCTACACAGAATGTCGGCGCGGCGGCCTCTGGGCTCGACATCGCCGCGACGCCAGCAGACAGCCCGCTGACGTTCCCTGAATCTGCCTCGACCACGAGCTACGACATCACCACCATCGTTAATGACTGGTACGACAGCAACGGTGCCGGTAACCTCGGCGCGGTACTGTCGGAATCCAACACCGCAAGCGGCGCCACAGGTGAGAACTACTACGGGCCCGCATCGCTAGAGACGCCGGCATCAATCACCATCACGTACGTGGCGGCGACCATTCCCGGGGCGACGCGTGCACTGACGGCGACAGGCGGGGACGGTGGGGTCATTGCAGCATGGGATTCGCCGACCAACGCAGGATGGTACGACACGACGGGCTCGACCGACGGCGTCCGCTCTTACACAGCTTCTGTCCTCACTGCGGCGGGAACGGTTGTTTCCACAAAGACGGTGTTCAAGCCTCGTGTCGTGTTCACCGGTCTGACGAACGGGAGCGCATACACAGTCAGCGTGGTCGCCAACAATCCCGTCGGCTCTGGGCAAGCGACGGTCTCCAGCAGCGTCACGCCGGTCGCCGTCGCCAACGGACCCTCTTTGTACGCCTTCGCTGTTCAGAACCTCGTCGACGCGGAAAGCAAACTCGCCTCGGGAAGTGAGGCGAGCACGTCCGATGCGCTCAGCGGCGCATCTGCAGCAGCCGTGGTGACCCCAGCGCTCGGTGTGCTCAGCACCGGATATCTGAACCAGTACGACGCCGAATCGGCCAATGATCAGCAAGACACGAACGACGTCACCAAACTCACCGATGTGCTCGCGATCCCAACGGCTACCGGGGTGACATTGCTCGCGACCGCCACACAGACCTACACGACTGTGGATACGAGCAGCGGCTCAGCTGAGAGCGTGGACGGGGAGTCGGACGACGACGGTGCCTACCTCTTCACATTGGACGGCACAATTCCCACACTGCGCGGGTACGCCGACCAGGAAGCCCTTGTGCAGCCGGTGACGACGAGCGCCGCCGACAGCGCCGAGGACGCAGCCGGGTGGGCGGCAACTGAGAATCCTGATCTCGGCTCGATATCGACTACCGGTTACCAGGGGCCGGCGGGTGGCAGCATCGTTGCTGGCGTTGCCCGGACGCGCAACCTGACGACTGCAGCGCGCGGCACGACTGGCCCAACGGTGGACGTCGCTGGCGTCGCTGCGTGGGCTCTGAGGTACTCGAAGGAGAGTGGAAAGACCAATTGGTTCAGCCCAGATTGCACGAACTTCGTGTCTCGAGCACTTCACTGGGGTGGATTGGCCAACATGGTGAACAACGAGATGACCCAGCACATCTCTCACGACTCCAACCGGTGGTTCATCGACCGAGCATTCGGTCGGAATGCGTTCTACTCGATGTCCTGGGGTCACCAACCGGAGAACTACAACTTCCAGCTCAGTCACGGGGCAGTGAGCGTCGGCAGGAGCAGCGTGAAGCCGGGATACATCGCATACGTAGCCTTCAAGGGCGGCGGGAAGAGCGGAATCGACCACGCCGCGATTGTGACGAAGGTCACAGCAGGCAACATCTACGTGTCGCAACACTCTAAGAACAAGACCAACGAGCCGGTTTATGGCAGGGGCCAGACGTGGGCAGGACTTGACCCACACATGAGCGGCCCCTACTGGGTGAACCCTTATGGAATCTAA
- a CDS encoding SDR family oxidoreductase, translating to MDITTRSVAVIGGTSGIGLELARRFRDAGSGVVVGGRRADVLDQLAAEGFGTVSIDVTDDDSVTTARDTVLDLLPDLDAVITMSGIGVAEDLRDPAHFADAARTVDVNLLGTIRVVDAFTPHLLRQGSGTIVTVSSGIGFLPFPLMATYAATKAAVHAYSEALRAQLAGTGVDVAELVPPAVNTTMGASNTNALHLGDFGAEVMALLAQEPTPHELLVQGVLMHRWAERDGTYDDLVTQRSRALATLPGRSGSAA from the coding sequence ATGGACATCACCACACGCTCGGTCGCCGTCATCGGCGGCACCTCCGGCATCGGCCTGGAACTCGCACGGCGCTTCCGTGACGCCGGCAGCGGGGTCGTCGTCGGCGGCCGGCGAGCCGACGTGCTCGACCAGCTCGCCGCCGAGGGCTTCGGCACCGTCTCGATCGACGTCACGGACGACGACTCCGTCACCACCGCCCGCGACACCGTGCTCGACCTGCTGCCCGACCTGGATGCCGTCATCACGATGTCGGGCATCGGCGTCGCCGAGGACCTCCGAGATCCGGCGCACTTCGCCGACGCTGCCCGCACGGTCGACGTCAACCTGCTCGGCACGATCCGGGTGGTCGACGCGTTCACCCCGCACCTGCTCCGACAGGGCAGCGGCACGATCGTCACGGTGAGCTCGGGCATCGGCTTCCTGCCGTTCCCGCTGATGGCGACGTACGCCGCCACCAAGGCGGCGGTGCACGCCTACAGCGAGGCGCTCCGAGCGCAGCTCGCCGGGACCGGGGTCGACGTCGCCGAACTCGTGCCCCCGGCCGTCAACACCACGATGGGCGCCAGCAACACGAACGCGCTGCACCTCGGCGACTTCGGTGCCGAGGTGATGGCGCTCCTGGCACAGGAGCCGACCCCGCACGAGCTCTTGGTGCAGGGTGTCCTCATGCACCGGTGGGCAGAACGTGACGGCACGTACGACGACCTGGTCACTCAGCGCTCCCGGGCTCTGGCGACGCTGCCCGGACGGTCGGGCTCAGCGGCGTGA
- a CDS encoding helix-turn-helix transcriptional regulator: protein MTRDGDPTATPTNPLGAYLQARRGLVTPEQVGLPVGGVRRVPGLRREEVAMLAGVSTDYYLRLERGRDIHPSHQVLDALARVLQLDEVERAHLQHLAEPVRRARPRRTAERVPARLHALLAALEVPAFIEGRAFDVLATNDLATAFSPRLRVGENRLRSLLLDPEEQVFHRDWEDAVASFVGAFLHSVADEVHDQRVVELVGELSLASGRFRQLWARQDVRVLEGGSMTVDHPVVGELHLHRDKLPVDGLLLVLYYADPGSASAERLGMLASLARGTRSGA, encoded by the coding sequence GTGACACGCGACGGGGACCCGACCGCGACGCCGACGAACCCGCTCGGCGCGTACCTCCAGGCACGGCGTGGACTCGTCACACCGGAGCAGGTCGGGCTCCCCGTCGGTGGGGTCCGGCGCGTGCCGGGCCTGCGCCGTGAAGAGGTCGCGATGCTCGCCGGCGTCAGCACCGACTACTACCTGCGCCTGGAGCGAGGGCGGGACATCCACCCGTCGCACCAGGTGCTCGACGCGCTCGCCCGGGTGCTCCAGCTGGACGAGGTCGAACGCGCGCACCTCCAGCACCTCGCCGAACCCGTCCGACGTGCGCGTCCCCGTCGCACGGCGGAGCGGGTCCCGGCGCGTCTGCACGCACTGCTGGCCGCACTCGAGGTCCCGGCGTTCATCGAGGGGCGGGCATTCGACGTCCTCGCCACGAACGATCTGGCGACCGCGTTCTCGCCCCGGCTCCGCGTCGGTGAGAACCGGCTTCGTTCCCTGCTGCTCGACCCGGAGGAACAGGTGTTCCACCGTGACTGGGAGGATGCCGTCGCGAGCTTCGTCGGCGCCTTCCTGCACTCGGTCGCCGACGAGGTCCACGACCAGCGGGTCGTCGAACTCGTTGGGGAGCTGTCGCTGGCCAGCGGACGTTTCCGGCAGCTGTGGGCGCGGCAGGACGTCCGGGTGCTCGAAGGTGGATCGATGACGGTCGACCACCCGGTCGTGGGGGAGCTGCACCTGCACCGGGACAAACTGCCGGTCGACGGGCTGCTCCTCGTGCTCTACTACGCCGACCCGGGCAGTGCGAGCGCCGAGCGGCTGGG